The following coding sequences are from one Sphingobium sp. Cam5-1 window:
- the rplM gene encoding 50S ribosomal protein L13, with product MKALMKTTKPATPATVEKKWILIDAEGLVVGRLASTVANILRGKHKTSFTPHVDCGDNVIIINAGKVKFTGRKLTDKVYYKHTGYAGGIKETTPAKILEGRFPERVLEKAVERMIPRGPLGRQQMRNLRIFAGAEHPHEAQNPEVLDFASRNRKNKVGA from the coding sequence ATGAAGGCGCTGATGAAGACCACAAAGCCGGCAACCCCGGCAACGGTCGAAAAGAAGTGGATCCTGATCGACGCGGAAGGTCTCGTCGTCGGCCGCCTCGCCTCGACCGTCGCGAACATCCTTCGCGGCAAGCACAAGACCAGCTTCACGCCCCACGTCGATTGCGGTGACAATGTCATCATCATCAACGCTGGCAAGGTGAAGTTCACCGGCCGCAAGCTGACCGACAAGGTCTACTACAAGCACACCGGCTATGCTGGTGGCATCAAGGAAACCACGCCTGCCAAGATCCTGGAAGGCCGTTTCCCCGAGCGCGTCCTGGAAAAGGCTGTTGAGCGCATGATCCCCCGTGGTCCGCTCGGCCGTCAGCAGATGCGGAACCTGCGCATCTTCGCCGGTGCTGAACATCCGCACGAAGCGCAGAACCCCGAAGTGCTCGATTTCGCATCGCGCAACCGCAAGAACAAGGTGGGTGCATAA
- a CDS encoding IS30 family transposase, whose amino-acid sequence MSNYRQLSIEERCSIARLREAGQSIRQIAATLDRQPSTVARELKRNAGAKVGYQPAYAQAQAEARRWAGTRLEREDALREAILDRLAQGWSPEQVAGRLTLEAGRKIISHETIYRFVYAQLKRTNDRRWRFYLPRAKYKRGWRTKGGWPRYADRPSIHGRHQSIATREQAGHWEADAMLFSTAGQAVLVAHERHSRLTFAVPQGSLKADPVAAALVRMLAPMPAELRKSITFDNGTEFNRHQHIASQLGLDAYFCDPRAPWQKGGVENAIGRLRRNLPRKTNLAALPHTAIDAIIANYNNTPRKCLGFKTPAETFIPLHFQCESTPGSSPG is encoded by the coding sequence ATGTCGAACTACCGCCAGTTATCGATCGAGGAGCGATGTTCGATTGCCCGGCTTCGCGAAGCCGGGCAATCGATCCGGCAAATCGCTGCAACTCTGGATCGCCAGCCGTCGACCGTCGCGCGCGAGTTGAAGCGCAATGCCGGTGCGAAGGTCGGCTATCAGCCAGCCTACGCGCAAGCCCAAGCAGAGGCGCGACGCTGGGCCGGCACCAGGCTCGAGCGCGAGGATGCCTTGCGCGAGGCCATACTCGACCGCCTCGCACAGGGGTGGTCGCCCGAGCAGGTTGCCGGACGCCTTACCCTTGAGGCTGGGCGCAAGATCATCAGCCACGAGACGATCTATCGCTTCGTCTATGCGCAGCTCAAACGCACCAACGACCGGCGCTGGCGCTTTTACCTGCCCCGCGCCAAGTACAAGCGCGGCTGGCGCACCAAGGGCGGATGGCCGCGCTATGCCGACCGTCCTTCGATTCACGGCCGCCACCAAAGCATCGCAACCCGCGAGCAGGCAGGCCACTGGGAAGCCGACGCCATGCTCTTCTCAACTGCTGGTCAGGCTGTCCTCGTCGCTCACGAAAGGCACTCGCGGCTCACCTTCGCCGTCCCGCAAGGCAGTCTGAAGGCCGATCCCGTCGCAGCCGCCCTCGTCCGGATGCTCGCACCCATGCCCGCAGAACTGCGAAAATCGATCACCTTCGACAATGGCACAGAGTTCAATCGCCATCAGCACATCGCCAGCCAACTCGGCCTCGACGCCTACTTCTGCGATCCTCGCGCACCATGGCAGAAAGGCGGCGTCGAAAACGCCATCGGCCGCCTCCGCCGCAACCTCCCCCGCAAAACCAATCTCGCAGCCTTGCCCCACACAGCCATCGACGCCATCATCGCAAACTACAACAACACACCCCGAAAATGCCTCGGCTTCAAAACTCCAGCCGAAACCTTCATCCCGTTGCACTTCCAATGTGAATCCACACCCGGATCAAGTCCGGGGTGA
- the thiD gene encoding bifunctional hydroxymethylpyrimidine kinase/phosphomethylpyrimidine kinase, producing MKPARILIIAGSDSGGGAGVQADIRTVTLLGGHAMTAITAITAQNTLGVQGVHAVPTDMVLRQMDSVISDIGVDAVKIGMIGSAETAQAVADRLAELVDVPIIFDPVMVATSGSVLADEATIAAFERLMALATLVTPNIPELEALGGEEIAIRFGTHVLAKGGHGEGAMLTDRLIGPQGLVKSWSNARIETIHTHGTGCTLASAIAARLGQGSNLIEAIEFARKYVREALMLAPGLGQGHGPMGAPLGFHQHA from the coding sequence ATGAAACCCGCGCGCATTTTGATCATCGCCGGGTCGGACAGTGGCGGGGGGGCTGGCGTGCAGGCGGACATCCGTACAGTTACGCTGCTGGGCGGGCACGCGATGACGGCGATCACGGCGATCACTGCTCAGAATACGCTGGGGGTGCAGGGCGTGCATGCGGTGCCCACCGATATGGTGTTGCGGCAGATGGACAGCGTCATCAGCGATATCGGCGTGGATGCGGTGAAGATCGGGATGATCGGTTCGGCTGAAACTGCGCAGGCCGTTGCTGATCGACTGGCCGAATTGGTCGATGTTCCGATCATATTCGATCCGGTGATGGTCGCTACCAGTGGATCGGTGCTGGCGGATGAGGCGACGATTGCGGCGTTTGAGCGGCTGATGGCGCTGGCGACTTTGGTGACGCCGAATATTCCGGAGCTGGAGGCGCTGGGGGGCGAGGAGATTGCGATCCGTTTCGGTACGCATGTGCTGGCGAAGGGTGGGCATGGCGAGGGGGCAATGCTGACCGATCGGCTGATTGGACCGCAAGGGTTGGTGAAGTCATGGAGCAATGCGCGAATTGAAACGATTCATACGCATGGGACCGGGTGTACCTTGGCCAGTGCTATTGCTGCTCGGTTGGGGCAGGGCTCTAATCTGATAGAAGCTATTGAATTTGCTCGTAAATATGTCCGGGAAGCGTTGATGTTGGCGCCGGGGCTGGGGCAGGGTCATGGGCCTATGGGGGCGCCGTTGGGGTTTCACCAGCATGCCTGA
- the rpsI gene encoding 30S ribosomal protein S9 codes for MSDNRQSLSDLASLTANAPAPAAGEAVAADAPIAPVQPSAPLRAQEIDSLGRAYATGRRKDAVARVWVKPGTGKITVNGRDQEVYFARPTLRLVINQPFGITEREGQYDVIATVKGGGLSGQAGAVKHGIAQALSKYEPALRSAVKAEGFLTRDSRTVERKKYGRAKARRSFQFSKR; via the coding sequence ATGTCCGATAACCGCCAGTCCCTGTCCGACCTCGCGTCGCTGACCGCCAACGCTCCCGCGCCCGCCGCTGGTGAGGCCGTCGCTGCCGACGCGCCGATCGCTCCTGTTCAGCCCTCGGCTCCGCTGCGCGCCCAGGAAATCGACAGCCTCGGCCGCGCTTATGCGACCGGCCGCCGTAAGGATGCCGTCGCCCGCGTCTGGGTGAAGCCCGGCACCGGCAAGATCACGGTCAACGGCCGCGATCAGGAAGTATATTTCGCTCGCCCGACCCTGCGTCTGGTGATCAACCAGCCCTTCGGCATCACTGAGCGCGAAGGCCAGTATGACGTGATTGCCACCGTCAAGGGCGGCGGTCTCTCGGGCCAGGCTGGTGCGGTCAAGCACGGCATTGCCCAGGCTCTGTCGAAGTATGAACCGGCGCTTCGTAGCGCGGTCAAGGCCGAAGGCTTCCTGACCCGCGACAGCCGTACCGTCGAGCGTAAGAAGTACGGTCGCGCCAAGGCTCGCCGCAGCTTCCAGTTCTCGAAGCGCTAA
- a CDS encoding COX15/CtaA family protein, with amino-acid sequence MTELALRPAMDVSRPVAIARWLLTVAALVFCMVVVGGITRLTESGLSITQWKPITGAIPPLTHDQWMDAFRLYQQIPEYQQLRQGMTLSDFQFIFFWEWVHRLLGRLIGLAFALPLLWFAFRRTIPYGYGWRLVALLALGGLQGAIGWWMVTSGLSVRTDVSHYRLAVHLLTALFIMGGLIWTALDLFGLARNPAARPAALRPFALVALLVLLVQLMFGAFTAGLDAGYVSNTWPLMNDHLVPEGISWLGSLWATLSSDPYLVHFIHRWWAWVAAAMLILLARRAKRAGRRGPSIAINAAVGTQIALGIATVVSGIALPLAVLHQAVGALVVASAAWGAHAVGSRRA; translated from the coding sequence ATGACTGAACTTGCCCTTCGCCCGGCCATGGATGTTTCCCGTCCCGTCGCGATCGCCCGCTGGCTACTCACGGTGGCAGCGCTCGTTTTCTGCATGGTGGTGGTGGGCGGCATTACCCGGCTTACCGAATCGGGCCTGTCGATAACGCAGTGGAAACCGATCACCGGCGCCATTCCGCCGCTGACCCATGATCAGTGGATGGACGCGTTCCGCCTCTATCAGCAGATCCCCGAATATCAGCAATTGCGGCAGGGCATGACCCTGTCCGATTTCCAATTCATCTTCTTCTGGGAATGGGTGCACCGGCTGCTTGGACGATTGATAGGCCTGGCTTTTGCCCTGCCGCTCCTGTGGTTCGCCTTTCGCCGCACTATCCCGTACGGCTATGGCTGGCGTCTCGTCGCTTTGCTGGCGCTCGGCGGACTTCAGGGTGCGATTGGTTGGTGGATGGTGACTTCTGGCCTCTCCGTGCGCACCGACGTCAGCCATTACCGGCTTGCGGTTCATCTGCTGACCGCGCTCTTCATCATGGGTGGCCTCATCTGGACCGCGCTTGATCTGTTTGGCCTCGCGCGGAACCCTGCCGCCCGTCCGGCCGCGCTCAGGCCCTTTGCGCTGGTCGCCCTGCTGGTGCTGCTGGTCCAGCTGATGTTCGGCGCTTTCACCGCCGGGCTCGACGCCGGTTATGTCTCGAACACATGGCCGCTCATGAACGACCATCTCGTGCCTGAGGGGATTTCGTGGCTGGGATCGCTTTGGGCGACCTTGTCCAGCGACCCTTATCTCGTCCATTTCATCCATCGCTGGTGGGCATGGGTTGCCGCCGCGATGTTGATCCTGCTTGCGCGTAGGGCAAAGCGGGCGGGACGGCGCGGTCCCTCGATCGCCATCAATGCCGCCGTCGGCACGCAGATCGCGCTGGGCATCGCCACCGTCGTCAGTGGCATCGCCTTGCCACTAGCGGTGCTGCATCAGGCGGTCGGCGCCCTCGTTGTCGCTTCCGCCGCCTGGGGCGCGCATGCGGTCGGGTCGCGTCGGGCGTGA
- the glmM gene encoding phosphoglucosamine mutase, with amino-acid sequence MSRRYFGTDGIRGRTNQWPMTAELAMKVGMAAGKHFQRGSHRHRVVIGKDTRLSGYMVENALVAGFTAVGMDVVQFGPIPTPAVALLAHSMRADLGVMISASHNPYADNGIKLFGPDGYKLSDEDELKIEAMLEQDIPLAASSEIGRARRVEDARGRYIHAVKSSFPADLRLDGLKIVVDCANGAAYQVAPSALWELGAEVIAIGVTPNGININDGCGSTSPLLCQETVVSSGADIGIALDGDADRLIVVDEKGQIVDGDQIMALIASNFARDGLLRGGGLVATVMSNLGLERFLATQGINLERTKVGDRYVLERMREGGFNVGGEQSGHMILSDYATTGDGTVAALQVLAALVRARKPASEVLHQFDPVPQLLKNVRFSGGRPLEHEEVKRVIAQAQSELNGCGRLVIRPSGTEPVIRVMAEGDREDQVKDVVERICDAVARVAA; translated from the coding sequence ATGAGCAGGCGTTATTTCGGCACCGACGGGATCAGGGGCCGTACGAACCAATGGCCGATGACCGCAGAACTCGCGATGAAGGTCGGCATGGCCGCCGGAAAGCATTTTCAGCGGGGGAGCCATAGGCATCGGGTTGTGATCGGCAAGGACACGCGCCTGTCCGGCTACATGGTCGAAAACGCGCTGGTCGCGGGCTTCACTGCGGTGGGGATGGACGTTGTTCAGTTCGGACCGATTCCAACGCCTGCCGTGGCGCTGCTTGCTCATTCCATGCGGGCAGATTTGGGCGTCATGATTTCGGCCAGTCACAATCCCTATGCCGACAACGGGATCAAGCTGTTCGGACCCGATGGTTACAAGCTTTCCGACGAAGACGAGCTGAAGATTGAAGCGATGCTGGAGCAGGATATTCCGCTTGCAGCATCATCGGAAATCGGACGTGCGCGCCGGGTCGAGGATGCTCGGGGCCGCTACATCCATGCGGTCAAATCCAGCTTTCCCGCCGACCTTCGCCTCGACGGGCTGAAGATCGTCGTCGATTGCGCGAACGGCGCCGCTTATCAGGTCGCGCCCTCGGCTCTTTGGGAATTGGGCGCTGAGGTGATCGCGATTGGCGTGACGCCAAATGGCATCAATATCAACGATGGTTGCGGATCTACTTCTCCGCTTCTGTGCCAGGAAACAGTCGTGTCGTCCGGTGCGGATATTGGGATCGCTCTTGACGGCGATGCCGACCGGCTGATCGTCGTGGATGAGAAGGGCCAGATAGTTGATGGCGATCAGATCATGGCGCTGATCGCCAGCAATTTCGCCCGCGATGGATTGCTGCGGGGGGGCGGACTGGTTGCGACGGTTATGTCCAACCTCGGCTTGGAGCGCTTTTTGGCTACGCAGGGCATCAATCTCGAGCGCACAAAGGTTGGTGACCGCTATGTGCTGGAGCGGATGCGTGAGGGTGGCTTCAATGTCGGCGGTGAACAGTCGGGTCACATGATCCTGTCCGACTATGCGACGACCGGCGATGGGACCGTGGCGGCGCTTCAGGTGCTTGCTGCGCTTGTCCGCGCGCGCAAGCCCGCCAGCGAAGTGCTGCATCAGTTCGATCCCGTGCCGCAACTGCTCAAGAACGTCCGTTTTTCCGGTGGCAGGCCGCTGGAGCATGAGGAGGTTAAGCGGGTGATTGCGCAGGCGCAAAGTGAACTCAATGGCTGCGGCCGATTGGTAATTCGTCCGTCCGGCACGGAGCCTGTAATCCGTGTCATGGCCGAGGGCGATCGGGAAGATCAGGTGAAGGATGTCGTCGAGCGAATCTGTGACGCAGTGGCGCGGGTGGCAGCCTGA
- a CDS encoding L,D-transpeptidase family protein, whose amino-acid sequence MREAAAEAAIPDGEVVRPGGYRWLEEGPFDGPVYLIISLQRQMMHVYSGDRLVGVASVSTGTAGHRTPTGEFTILQKREWHRSNLYSNAPMPFMQRLTWDGVALHAGHNPGYPASHGCIRLPTAFARTLFGMTQLGTLVRVNADELGPALMLDRLVLDDPGTAVVTFTPGARPPVVEQAKVELAARDVPVLAIDPSVFRPRLRRW is encoded by the coding sequence ATGCGTGAAGCTGCTGCTGAGGCCGCGATTCCCGATGGTGAGGTGGTGCGGCCGGGCGGCTATCGTTGGTTGGAGGAAGGGCCGTTCGATGGGCCGGTTTACCTGATCATCAGCCTTCAGCGGCAGATGATGCATGTCTATAGCGGCGACCGGCTGGTGGGCGTGGCGAGCGTATCGACGGGCACGGCGGGGCATCGGACGCCGACCGGCGAGTTTACGATCCTGCAAAAGCGGGAATGGCATCGCTCGAACCTCTACAGCAATGCGCCCATGCCGTTCATGCAAAGGCTGACATGGGATGGGGTGGCGCTGCATGCGGGGCATAACCCGGGCTATCCGGCGAGCCATGGCTGCATAAGGCTGCCTACCGCCTTTGCCCGGACATTGTTTGGGATGACGCAGCTTGGGACGCTGGTTCGGGTGAATGCGGATGAGTTGGGGCCTGCGTTGATGCTGGACCGGCTGGTGCTGGATGATCCGGGGACGGCGGTGGTGACTTTCACGCCCGGTGCCAGGCCGCCGGTGGTGGAGCAGGCGAAGGTTGAATTGGCGGCCAGGGATGTACCGGTGCTGGCGATTGATCCGAGTGTGTTTCGGCCAAGGTTGCGGCGGTGGTAG
- a CDS encoding CsbD family protein, whose protein sequence is MGEMTDKVKAAGNKIAGAAKEAVGRNQNDADLIAEGKAQKAKGTAQDVKGSVKGALGDKI, encoded by the coding sequence ATGGGTGAAATGACTGACAAGGTTAAAGCGGCAGGCAATAAGATTGCCGGAGCGGCCAAGGAGGCCGTGGGCCGAAACCAGAACGATGCAGATCTGATTGCAGAAGGAAAGGCGCAGAAGGCTAAGGGCACTGCTCAGGACGTCAAAGGATCCGTTAAGGGAGCGTTGGGGGACAAGATCTGA
- a CDS encoding alanine/glycine:cation symporter family protein codes for MDGFNAAVDALSSAVFFKVPVMGARIELIVLYLAIPMLFFTIWLGFPNVRAVGRALRILRTQPSAGEAKGDVSQWGALTTALAGTIGLGNIAGVAVALTMGGPGAILWMFVIGWFAMTVKMAEVTLGLKYRTFDQRGHVHGGPMYVLKAIGAARGWPRLGLTLGGLYAFFALFGAIPMVQVNQSFAQVKVVTGLSNGWAYGVLLAAAVALVTLGGAAWLGEVAKRLTPLKVAVYLIGVAAVLIIHAPAIPGALAQIWHGAWNGSAAMGGAVGAFVSGMRRAVFASEAGVGSAVMAHSLARVRHPVSEGLVALLEPLLGTMIVCSVGGLALVVAGTWTSGLEGIAITSAAFSQVSPWFPWLLAIVVVLFAYSTLVAWGFYGLQAWGYLFGHGPKAQWSYKILYIVALPPAAAIDLGRVVDIVDSSFFLMAIPNVIALYLCAGELRRDVRAYLSKTEEHASTSGLKD; via the coding sequence ATGGACGGTTTCAATGCAGCGGTGGACGCGCTTTCAAGTGCGGTCTTCTTCAAGGTGCCCGTCATGGGTGCCCGGATCGAACTGATCGTCCTCTATCTTGCGATCCCGATGTTGTTTTTCACCATCTGGCTAGGCTTTCCCAATGTCCGCGCCGTGGGACGGGCACTACGGATATTGCGGACCCAGCCAAGCGCGGGCGAGGCCAAGGGCGACGTCAGTCAGTGGGGCGCTTTGACCACAGCGCTCGCCGGAACGATCGGCCTTGGCAACATCGCCGGGGTCGCGGTTGCGTTGACCATGGGCGGGCCGGGAGCGATCTTGTGGATGTTCGTGATCGGCTGGTTCGCAATGACCGTGAAGATGGCCGAAGTGACGCTCGGCCTCAAATACCGGACATTTGATCAGCGCGGCCATGTGCATGGTGGCCCCATGTATGTGCTCAAAGCCATAGGTGCGGCCCGAGGCTGGCCCCGTCTGGGACTTACGCTTGGCGGCCTTTACGCCTTCTTCGCCCTATTTGGCGCGATCCCGATGGTGCAGGTTAATCAGAGCTTCGCGCAGGTGAAGGTCGTGACCGGTCTCTCTAACGGCTGGGCCTATGGCGTGCTTCTGGCCGCCGCCGTGGCGTTGGTGACACTGGGCGGCGCGGCATGGCTTGGCGAGGTCGCGAAACGGCTCACCCCACTCAAGGTGGCCGTCTATCTCATTGGTGTCGCTGCCGTTCTCATCATCCATGCGCCAGCGATACCCGGCGCATTGGCCCAGATATGGCACGGCGCCTGGAATGGCAGCGCGGCCATGGGAGGCGCCGTCGGGGCCTTTGTCTCGGGAATGAGGCGAGCGGTCTTTGCGAGCGAGGCCGGTGTAGGCTCCGCGGTCATGGCGCACAGCCTGGCACGAGTGCGCCATCCGGTTTCCGAAGGCCTGGTGGCCCTGCTCGAACCGCTGCTCGGCACAATGATCGTCTGTTCGGTGGGTGGTCTGGCGCTGGTGGTCGCGGGCACTTGGACATCAGGACTGGAAGGCATCGCCATCACGTCCGCCGCCTTCTCGCAGGTATCACCGTGGTTTCCATGGCTGCTAGCGATCGTCGTTGTGCTGTTCGCCTATTCCACGCTTGTCGCGTGGGGCTTTTACGGCCTTCAGGCTTGGGGATATCTGTTCGGTCATGGGCCAAAGGCGCAGTGGAGCTACAAGATCCTCTATATCGTCGCGCTGCCCCCTGCGGCCGCGATCGACCTAGGCCGGGTTGTGGACATCGTCGATAGCAGCTTCTTCCTGATGGCGATTCCCAACGTTATTGCGCTTTATCTCTGCGCGGGAGAGTTGCGGCGAGATGTGCGGGCCTATCTGAGCAAAACGGAAGAACATGCCTCAACAAGCGGACTTAAGGACTAA
- a CDS encoding DUF1272 domain-containing protein, translated as MLDMRPDCERCGVDLPAAEPGAFICSFECTFCAACAEALDDRCPNCGGELMDRPTRTGEALARHPASTERHYKA; from the coding sequence ATGCTCGACATGCGTCCTGATTGCGAGCGCTGCGGCGTGGATCTGCCAGCTGCGGAGCCGGGAGCGTTCATCTGCTCATTCGAATGCACCTTTTGCGCTGCCTGTGCCGAGGCGCTTGATGATCGTTGCCCTAATTGCGGCGGGGAACTCATGGACCGGCCGACGCGCACGGGCGAAGCGCTCGCGCGCCATCCCGCCTCTACCGAGCGTCACTACAAGGCATGA
- the cutA gene encoding divalent-cation tolerance protein CutA yields the protein MSGVALVYTLFGSAEAADRVARQLIGEGLAACANMLGAATSLYEWNGVLESAAEFPVLFKTTLSRRDALMARIAELHDYEVPAILALPVESANLSYAKWVAEQIAK from the coding sequence GTGAGCGGCGTCGCGCTCGTCTACACGCTCTTCGGCTCGGCGGAGGCCGCCGACCGCGTCGCGCGCCAGCTTATCGGGGAAGGGCTGGCCGCCTGCGCCAACATGCTCGGGGCTGCGACGTCGCTCTATGAATGGAACGGCGTGCTGGAAAGCGCGGCGGAGTTTCCGGTGTTGTTCAAGACCACGCTCTCACGCCGCGACGCGCTGATGGCGCGCATCGCGGAACTTCACGACTATGAAGTGCCCGCGATCCTCGCATTGCCGGTGGAAAGCGCGAACTTAAGCTATGCAAAATGGGTCGCTGAACAGATCGCAAAATGA
- a CDS encoding ribonuclease HII, with translation MPDFAHERLHHPGLVAGVDEAGRGPLAGPVVAAAVILRQEDCPDGLNDSKQLTAARRAVLEVEIKARALCWGIGVASVEEIDEINILWATMLAMTRAVEALAHDCAHVLVDGNRCPKWRWASTAVVEGDAKCLSIAAASILAKEARDRMMVEAAVVHPHYGWESNKGYGSPMHLAALREHGPTPLHRRSFAPVAQLVLL, from the coding sequence ATGCCTGATTTTGCGCATGAGCGGTTGCATCATCCGGGCCTGGTCGCGGGCGTGGACGAAGCGGGCAGGGGGCCGCTTGCGGGGCCGGTGGTGGCCGCTGCCGTCATCCTGCGCCAGGAGGATTGCCCGGATGGCCTTAACGACAGCAAGCAGCTGACCGCCGCGCGGCGCGCTGTGCTGGAGGTCGAGATCAAGGCGCGGGCGTTGTGCTGGGGGATTGGGGTCGCGTCGGTCGAGGAGATTGACGAGATCAACATCCTGTGGGCGACGATGTTGGCGATGACGCGGGCGGTGGAGGCGCTGGCGCATGATTGTGCGCATGTGCTGGTGGACGGCAATCGTTGCCCGAAATGGCGGTGGGCATCAACGGCCGTGGTGGAGGGCGACGCCAAATGCCTGTCGATCGCCGCTGCGTCGATATTGGCCAAGGAAGCGCGCGACCGCATGATGGTGGAGGCGGCCGTGGTGCACCCCCATTATGGCTGGGAAAGCAATAAGGGCTATGGCAGCCCGATGCATCTGGCGGCGTTGCGGGAACATGGTCCGACGCCGCTGCACCGCCGCAGCTTTGCCCCGGTGGCTCAGTTGGTGCTGTTGTAG